A single window of Mustela erminea isolate mMusErm1 chromosome 4, mMusErm1.Pri, whole genome shotgun sequence DNA harbors:
- the SMIM40 gene encoding small integral membrane protein 40 produces the protein MAEEEGDVDEEDVFLAFAQGPCPPRSPLRRALDKAFIIFLALVLTLLTLEAVCRLLWLLPWAKFGDWLLRTPQKEEELEL, from the coding sequence atggcagaggaggaaggtgatgTGGATGAGGAGGATGTGTTCCTGGCATTTGCCCAGGGACCTTGTCCTCCCAGGAGTCCCCTGCGTCGGGCCTTGGACAAGGCCTTCATTATCTTCCTGGCCCTCGTCCTCACACTACTGACACTGGAGGCTGTTTGTAGGCTACTGTGGCTGCTGCCATGGGCAAAGTTTGGGGACTGGCTCCTGAGAACACctcagaaggaggaggagctggaattGTGA